In one window of Nicotiana tabacum cultivar K326 chromosome 12, ASM71507v2, whole genome shotgun sequence DNA:
- the LOC107814594 gene encoding uncharacterized protein LOC107814594 isoform X1, translating to MAFLFHKFQEAVKILAKSPTFARAREARHLQFEADINLLFLYTSYNRLGRNADDADAEEIIDMANKASLADQQKLVQENVHSQVTNFCSYMDDILLPDHKVKDNQATSPTATNSSPGGSGLGVAVGGDSPLQNHTAVPETKALQHTEVSQRLKDLMGYTLEVKPSQIPHEDAGKGLFLHGEANIGSVVAFYPGVVYSPAYYRYIPGYPRIDAQNPHLIKRYDGTAINAQPWGNGGESREIWDWTRLAESKHTMQADAQGSDGVERMLSKPLDETHVGGNRKVLERRNPLAFAHFANHPTKGMVPNVMVCPYDFPLLEKDMRPYIPNVSFGNGEETDIRRLGSFRFKPWKSSNNEPNVPVLRTLVFVATRAICDEEVLLNYRLSNSEHIASWYIPVVEEED from the exons ATGGCTTTCCTCTTCCACAAATTTCAGGAG GCGGTGAAAATTCTTGCTAAAAGCCCCACATTCGCCAGAGCTAGAGAGGCAAGGCATCTTCAGTTTGAAGCTGACATAAATCTCCTCTTCCTTTATACTAG TTACAACCGTTTAGGAAGGAATGCTGATGATGCTGATGCAGAGGAGATTATTGATATGGCTAATAAGGCGTCCTTAGccgatcaacagaagctggtccaAGAGAATGTGCATTCTCAAGTTACGAACTTTTGCAGTTATATGGATGACATATTACTCCCTGATCATAAGGTTAAAGACAATCAGGCCACATCACCTACAGCAACAAATTCCTCTCCTGGTGGCAGTGGGCTCGGGGTTGCTGTTGGTGGGGATTCTCCATTACAAAACCACACTG CTGTACCCGAAACCAAGGCATTGCAGCACACAGAGGTTTCACAGAGGTTAAAGGATCTTATGGGCTACACTCTCGAGGTCAAACCGTCTCAAATTCCTCATGAGGATGCTGGGAAAGGTTTATTCTTACATGGTGAGGCCAATATCGGTTCTGTCGTAGCATTTTATCCTGGAGTAGTTTACTCTCCAGCGTATTACCGCTATATTCCTGGATACCCTAGAATTGATGCCCAAAATCCACATTTGATCAAACGGTATGATGGGACTGCAATCAATGCACAGCCCTGGGGTAATGGTGGTGAATCTCGTGAAATTTGGGATTGGACTCGTCTTGCCGAATCTAAGCACACTATGCAAGCTGATGCACAAGGTTCTGACGGAGTTGAGAGGATGCTCAGCAAGCCATTGGATGAAACACATGTTGGAGGTAACCGCAAAGTGTTGGAAAGGAGAAACCCTCTTGCCTTTGCTCATTTCGCCAACCATCCAACCAAAGGAATGGTCCCTAATGTAATGGTATGCCCTTATGATTTTCCTCTCCTCGAGAAGGACATGAGACCCTATATACCTAATGTTTCATTTGGGAACGGTGAAGAAACAGACATCAGGAGATTAGGCAGCTTTAGGTTTAAGCCGTGGAAGTCCAGCAATAATGAACCAAATGTCCCTGTACTGAGGACACTTGTTTTTGTGGCTACTAGAGCAATTTGTGATGAAGAGGTTCTGCTGAACTACAGACTGAGCAATTCGGAGCACATAGCATCGTGGTACATTCCAGTAGTAGAAGAAGAGGATTAA
- the LOC107814590 gene encoding uncharacterized protein LOC107814590 codes for MNSLKKKDKVPNTNMPSVNEKCCYNPRGCFFCIIKEPNSPIRSNGIKNYLKNMSLVEDQELVLVLSGLWTMAMSQPNDKELPSLGIFECMGSLINKGITYKSWLHQNQNIYIPYYAAHIIGSYTMNNVEFAIKAVDSGVLKPLLELLRGNMTWVEQRVAVRAIGHLASYEKTFKDVAIYEEEIVKLAMNLASTCLEVVYKEFVGVKDLSKRLKYHCDLLTRGVGGLEMENRKAEEWASQLQCWNLHLLNCFAIKERCLNLICEKNFLKDLSEMWGGLANDTSPGGVGLIRILCYNKDGRRYIAESKDVIKNLCNLSRSSDDWQYIGIDCLLLLLADSGTRYKVLELASMCLVDLVELKTLGGKSNVGNTITRTLLSDFKQRKVKIKNIGVQQILEEIWDLKVDRKKREQYMSDEKLEEKRVMLSLLKQQGNHSFWLGKIKEAQMKYNEALELCPLRFRKERVVLYSNRAQCKLLLGEVDDAISDATKALSISSPTNSHSKSLWRRSQAYDMKGLAKESLMDCIMFVSCCFKMDSMKKNMRIPYYAVRMINKQMESTWLFKNAQLKAFVDLSEKPNQPHEISQKEQKNGRVTGILLQRKGFMEGLSSISEEPQLVGKGEIISRRKLERTKGNKKAVFAQSV; via the exons ATGAATTCTCTCAAGAAAAAAGATAAAGTGCCAAACACCAATATGCCTAGTGTAAATGAGAAATGCTGCTATAACCCTAGAGGTTGTTTCTTTTGCATTATTAAGGAACCAAACTCACCAATCAGGAGCAATGGAATCAAGAACTACttaaaaaacatgtctttggttGAAGATCAAGAACTTGTGCTAGTATTAAGTGGTCTTTGGACCATGGCAATGTCACAACCTAATGACAAAGAGCTTCCATCCCTCGGTATCTTTGAATGCATGGGAAGCCTAATCAACAAAGGTATCACATACAAATCTTGGCTTCACCAAAATCAGAACATTTATATTCCATATTATGCAGCTCATATTATTGGTTCTTATACTATGAACAATGTTGAGTTTGCTATTAAAGCAGTGGATTCAGGTGTCCTAAAACCATTATTAGAGCTTTTGAGAGGGAATATGACTTGGGTTGAACAAAGGGTAGCTGTTAGAGCAATTGGTCATTTAGCAAGCTATGAAAAAACTTTCAAAGATGTGGCAATTTATGAGGAAGAAATTGTTAAGTTGGCCATGAATTTAGCTTCCACATGTCTTGAAGTTGTGTACAAAGAGTTTGTTGGAGTGAAGGATTTAAGTAAGAGGTTAAAATATCATTGTGATTTGTTGACTAGAGGAGTTGGAGGTCTTGAAATGGAAAATAGGAAAGCTGAGGAATGGGCTAGTCAGCTTCAATGTTGGAATTTGCATCTTCTCAATTGCTTTGCAATTAAAGAGAGGTGCTTAAATCTCATTTGTGAGAAAAACTTTCTCAAGGACTTGAGTGAAATGTGGGGTGGATTGGCTAATGATACTTCACCAGGAGGGGTTGGATTAATTAGAATTTTGTGTTATAACAAAGATGGAAGAAGATATATAGCAGAATCAAAGGATGTAATCAAGAATCTTTGtaatctttcaagatcttcagaTGACTGGCAATATATAGGAATTGATTGCCTATTACTGCTTCTCGCGGATTCAG GTACAAGGTACAAAGTTCTTGAACTCGCTTCCATGTGTCTTGTTGACTTGGTTGAACTTAAGACCCTTGGAGGGAAATCAAATGTTGGTAATACAATCACAAGAACTCTTCTTTCagatttcaaacaaagaaaggtaaaaatcaaGAATATTGGTGTTcaacaaattcttgaagaaatATGGGATTTGAAGGTAGATAGGAAGAAAAGGGAGCAATATATGAGTGATGAGAAACTTGAAGAGAAAAGGGTAATGTTAAGTCTATTGAAGCAACAAGGAAACCATAGTTTTTGGTTAGGAAAGATTAAAGAAGCACAAATGAAATACAATGAGGCATTGGAGTTATGTCCATTAAGATTTAGAAAAGAAAGAGTTGTGCTTTATAGCAATAGAGCACAATGCAAATTGTTGTTAGGAGAGGTTGATGATGCTATAAGTGATGCAACAAAAGCTCTTTCTATTTCATCTCCAACTAATTCTCATTCCAAAAGTCTTTGGAGAAGATCACAAGCATATGATATGAAAGGATTGGCTAAAGAGAGTTTGATGGATTGTATTATGTTTGTTAGCTGCTGTTTTAAGATGGATTCAATGAAGAAAAATATGAGAATCCCTTATTATGCAGTTAGAATGATTAATAAGCAGATGGAGTCAACTTGGCTTTTTAAAAATGCTCAATTGAAGGCTTTTGTTGATCTCAGTGAAAAACCAAATCAACCACATGAAATAAGCCAAAAGGAGCAGAAAAATGGCAGAGTTACTGGAATTCTATTGCAAAGGAAGGGTTTCATGGaag gGCTGTCCAGTATATCAGAAGAACCTCAGCTGGTTGGTAAGGGTGAAATAATTAGCAGGAGAAAGCTGGAAAGAaccaaaggaaacaagaaagctGTATTTGCTCAGTCAGTGTAG
- the LOC107770833 gene encoding uncharacterized protein LOC107770833: MEVIRRSFIARTELRGGVKIAHFNARTVYFGLDNEYDHTTVWTKTSMYIQGQRMELQVWTPNFNPNEDNPIVPVWIVIPELSWHFYYMEVLSVLLSPIGKVLHLDLASMQKTRGSVAKAKMQVNLTQFRPHHVWLGFDEDQDVNGDRQWLEVVYEDLPTYCSHCKYLGHEEYSCPVREREEEDKK, encoded by the coding sequence ATGGAAGTGATTAGGAGAAGCTTCATAGCACGAACAGAACTAAGAGGAGGAGTTAAAATAGCCCATTTCAATGCTCGCACAGTCTACTTTGGACTAGATAATGAGTACGATCACACAACTGTCTGGACAAAAACCTCCATGTATATCCAAGGTCAAAGAATGGAATTACAAGTTTGGACACCCAACTTCAATCCAAATGAGGATAATCCAATTGTCCCTGTTTGGATAGTTATTCCTGAACTATCATGGCATTTCTACTACATGGAGGTTCTATCTGTACTGTTGTCTCCTATTGGTAAGGTATTGCATCTCGACCTAGCCTCTATGCAGAAAACAAGAGGAAGTGTAGCAAAAGCCAAGATGCAGGTTAACTTGACTCAATTCAGGCCTCATCATGTTTGGCTAGGCTTTGATGAAGATCAGGATGTTAACGGGGATAGACAATGGCTGGAAGTGGTATATGAAGATCTCCCAACATACTGCTCACACTGCAAGTACTTAGGACATGAAGAATACTCATGCCCTGttagagaaagagaagaagaagacaaGAAATAA
- the LOC107814593 gene encoding protein TRIGALACTOSYLDIACYLGLYCEROL 5, chloroplastic-like, translating to MVMTNFNGTGVGFGAGIGCGFGVGWGFGGMPLNFLGLGVGGGCGIGVGLGWGFGTAFGSQYRNSRVTFDGMDFVTKEHNEERDAKDLFKGTRKAQASQ from the exons ATGGTGATGACTAACTTCAATGGTACTGGTGTGGGTTTCG GTGCTGGCATTGGTTGCGGTTTTGGTGTAGGATGGGGTTTCGGAG GCATGCCTTTGAATTTCTTGGGTCTTGGTGTAG GTGGCGGCTGTGGGATTGGAGTAGGCCTTGGATGGGGATTTGGCACTGCCTTTGGTAGCCAGTACAGGAATTCAAGAGTTACATTTGACGGCATGGATTTTGTTACTAAAGAGCACAATGAAGAAAGAGATGCAAAAGATCTTTTCAAAGGCACTCGAAAAGCTCAAGCTTCTCAGTAA
- the LOC142166810 gene encoding cytochrome b5-like: MDKERVFTLSQITQHKSKQDCWILINGRVLDVTKFLEEHPGGEEVLIESAGKDATKEFEDIGHSKAAKNLLLKYQVGYIQGYKIPDESELDLNLVTDSLKETKAKEMKAFVIKEDSQPKYMVFVEYFVPFLIAAFFLYYRYLTGNLQL; encoded by the exons ATGGACAAAGAAAGAGTCTTTACTCTatcccaaatcacacaacacAAGTCAAAGCAAGATTGCTGGATCCTCATCAATGGCAGA GTATTAGATGTGACAAAGTTTTTGGAGGAACATCCTGGAGGAGAAGAAGTGTTGATTGAATCAGCTGGAAAGGATGCAACTAAAGAGTTTGAAGATATTGGGCATAGTAAAGCTGCCAAAAACTTGCTCTTAAAATACCAAGTTGGATATATTCAAGGCTACAAAATTCCAGATGAGTCTGAGCTTGATCTCAACTTAGTTACTGATTCTTTGAAAGAAACAAAGGCCAAAGAAATGAAAGCTTTTGTGATCAAAGAGGATTCCCAGCCCAAGTATATGGTTTTTGTTGAGTACTTTGTGCCATTCTTGATTGCTGCCTTCTTCCTCTATTATCGCTATCTCACTGGAAATCTCCAGCTTTGA
- the LOC107814591 gene encoding uncharacterized protein LOC107814591, with the protein MASHFDRWEKDPFFSAAEEVQESADRMESTYRTWIHALKDTSGSWNCDALRRDLRTTLGTAKWQLEEFERAVRSSYNSNSADDARDRHHEFVIAIDSQIKKVENSLNESAVSQGKPPLPWVRLDEGEVDELAAFLSGPSTSSADINYAKVHGIELQTAKSEEVANQSLLECSENPTHSVDGVRGEAMGEKFLGHRRTASASADIGAWQIAVGDDVSVKEPAPPPRKMPSYQGLLNAVESVKELKWSKNGYRKLKSNQDYHQEADNILPRTQPLTRGVNTCYERNKSCLDGCDECYDKQLYGWYGAVQRQLQRSQYYMQYRRPVRIVFSVFLLIFLIVLVAVHTI; encoded by the exons ATGGCATCGCATTTTGATCGATGGGAGAAAGATCCGTTCTTTTCTGCTGCAGAAGAGGTTCAAGAATCTGCCGACAG AATGGAATCAACTTATAGGACATGGATTCATGCGTTGAAGGATACTTCAGGTAGTTGGAATTGTGATGCGCTTCGCAGGGACCTTAGGACTACCCTTGGCACTGCCAAATGGCAG TTGGAGGAATTTGAACGGGCAGTAAGATCGAGCTACAATAGTAATTCTGCTGATGATGCAAGAGATAGACACCACGAATTTGTTATTGCAATTGATAGTCAGATTAAGAAAGTTGAAAATTCTCTTAATGAATCAGCTGTTTCACAAGGCAAACCACCACTTCCATGGGTGCGCTTGGATGAGGGAGAAGTAGACGAACTTGCTGCTTTTCTATCTGGGCCGTCCACTTCTTCTGCAGACATAAATTATGCAAAAGTACATGGAATAGAGCTGCAAACAGCCAAGTCCGAAGAGGTTGCAAATCAATCATTGCTAGAGTGTTCAGAGAATCCTACTCATTCAGTGGATGGTGTTCGAGGTGAGGCCATGGGCGAGAAGTTTCTGGGCCATCGGAGAACAGCAAGTGCTAGTGCTGACATTGGTGCATGGCAGATTGCAGTCGGTGATGATGTCTCCGTCAAAGAACCTGCACCACCTCCTCGCAAAATGCCCAGTTACCAGGGATTGTTGAATGCCGTGGAATCTGTTAAGGAGTTAAAATGGTCCAAGAATGGTTACAGAAAGTTGAAGTCCAACCAAGATTATCACCAAGAAGCTGACAATATATTGCCGCGGACTCAGCCACTGACAAGG GGCGTAAACACATGCTATGAGAGAAATAAGAGTTGCCTTGATGGTTGTGATGAATGTTACGATAAGCAACTCTATGGTTGGTATGGTGCCGTTCAGCGGCAGTTGCAAAGGTCTCAGTATTACATGCAATATCGTCGACCTGTTCGAATAGTTTTCTCAGTGTTTCTTCTCATTTTCCTGATTG TATTAGTTGCAGTCCATACAATCTGA
- the LOC107814594 gene encoding uncharacterized protein LOC107814594 isoform X2: MANKASLADQQKLVQENVHSQVTNFCSYMDDILLPDHKVKDNQATSPTATNSSPGGSGLGVAVGGDSPLQNHTAVPETKALQHTEVSQRLKDLMGYTLEVKPSQIPHEDAGKGLFLHGEANIGSVVAFYPGVVYSPAYYRYIPGYPRIDAQNPHLIKRYDGTAINAQPWGNGGESREIWDWTRLAESKHTMQADAQGSDGVERMLSKPLDETHVGGNRKVLERRNPLAFAHFANHPTKGMVPNVMVCPYDFPLLEKDMRPYIPNVSFGNGEETDIRRLGSFRFKPWKSSNNEPNVPVLRTLVFVATRAICDEEVLLNYRLSNSEHIASWYIPVVEEED; the protein is encoded by the exons ATGGCTAATAAGGCGTCCTTAGccgatcaacagaagctggtccaAGAGAATGTGCATTCTCAAGTTACGAACTTTTGCAGTTATATGGATGACATATTACTCCCTGATCATAAGGTTAAAGACAATCAGGCCACATCACCTACAGCAACAAATTCCTCTCCTGGTGGCAGTGGGCTCGGGGTTGCTGTTGGTGGGGATTCTCCATTACAAAACCACACTG CTGTACCCGAAACCAAGGCATTGCAGCACACAGAGGTTTCACAGAGGTTAAAGGATCTTATGGGCTACACTCTCGAGGTCAAACCGTCTCAAATTCCTCATGAGGATGCTGGGAAAGGTTTATTCTTACATGGTGAGGCCAATATCGGTTCTGTCGTAGCATTTTATCCTGGAGTAGTTTACTCTCCAGCGTATTACCGCTATATTCCTGGATACCCTAGAATTGATGCCCAAAATCCACATTTGATCAAACGGTATGATGGGACTGCAATCAATGCACAGCCCTGGGGTAATGGTGGTGAATCTCGTGAAATTTGGGATTGGACTCGTCTTGCCGAATCTAAGCACACTATGCAAGCTGATGCACAAGGTTCTGACGGAGTTGAGAGGATGCTCAGCAAGCCATTGGATGAAACACATGTTGGAGGTAACCGCAAAGTGTTGGAAAGGAGAAACCCTCTTGCCTTTGCTCATTTCGCCAACCATCCAACCAAAGGAATGGTCCCTAATGTAATGGTATGCCCTTATGATTTTCCTCTCCTCGAGAAGGACATGAGACCCTATATACCTAATGTTTCATTTGGGAACGGTGAAGAAACAGACATCAGGAGATTAGGCAGCTTTAGGTTTAAGCCGTGGAAGTCCAGCAATAATGAACCAAATGTCCCTGTACTGAGGACACTTGTTTTTGTGGCTACTAGAGCAATTTGTGATGAAGAGGTTCTGCTGAACTACAGACTGAGCAATTCGGAGCACATAGCATCGTGGTACATTCCAGTAGTAGAAGAAGAGGATTAA